The following coding sequences lie in one Changpingibacter yushuensis genomic window:
- the murI gene encoding glutamate racemase, giving the protein MDSRSIGIFDSGVGGLTVARAIIDQLPGESMTYIGDTANSPYGPKSIAQVRECALDVMDRLVASDVKMLVIACNSASAAVLADARERYQRAYGIPVVEVIQPAVRRAVRATRTGRIGVIGTRATIASGAYADAFAAAPNLQLTMAACPRFVELVESGITAGPEVEAVAREYLAPMLDANVDTLVLGCTHYPLLAGVIGLVMGEDVTLVSSDDETARDVYRQLSINDLMAPPAEVNREFYATGDPASFGTLARRFLGPEVAMVHSTSDMPLHPTEALSS; this is encoded by the coding sequence TAGGTGGCCTGACGGTTGCCCGCGCGATTATTGATCAGCTCCCGGGTGAATCCATGACTTATATTGGCGACACCGCGAACAGTCCGTACGGCCCAAAATCTATAGCGCAGGTGCGCGAATGCGCGCTTGACGTGATGGATCGATTGGTTGCTTCGGACGTCAAAATGCTCGTTATCGCGTGCAACTCGGCCTCGGCAGCGGTCCTGGCCGATGCGCGCGAACGCTACCAACGCGCATACGGAATCCCTGTTGTTGAGGTTATTCAGCCGGCAGTTCGCCGCGCTGTACGGGCAACTCGTACCGGTCGCATTGGCGTGATCGGCACACGGGCCACGATCGCCTCAGGAGCATACGCGGACGCCTTTGCAGCCGCCCCCAACTTGCAGCTGACCATGGCCGCCTGCCCTCGATTTGTGGAGCTCGTGGAATCTGGCATTACGGCTGGCCCGGAAGTGGAAGCGGTGGCGCGCGAATACCTAGCACCGATGTTGGACGCGAATGTGGACACCTTGGTGCTCGGATGTACTCACTACCCGCTCTTGGCTGGCGTCATTGGTTTGGTTATGGGGGAGGACGTCACGCTCGTCTCCTCTGATGATGAAACCGCACGGGACGTCTACCGCCAGCTTTCGATCAACGATCTCATGGCACCTCCCGCTGAGGTCAACCGTGAGTTCTACGCCACCGGCGATCCCGCATCCTTTGGAACTCTGGCTCGCAGGTTCCTCGGTCCGGAAGTTGCGATGGTCCATTCCACCTCCGACATGCCCCTTCACCCCACGGAAGCGTTGTCATCATGA
- a CDS encoding MBL fold metallo-hydrolase produces MRLTIIGCSGSMSGRSAAASAYLLQCDDYQDGKIRTYSAMLDFGPGAMGQSLKYLDPADLDAMVFSHLHTDHCADIVGMQVYRRWFPGGPLPRVDVFAPQDGLHRTRQVSGDREDETYEGEFSFHDIAPGGVIEVGPMRFEFFGAEHTVPAVGIRVSGPSESNPDSYVIFGYTGDTDLCDPEVEMAMGADLLLSECAFEDGRDEVRGVHMTGSRAGTLAERAGASRLLLTHLQPWTDPEKVRRAAEQVYAGPVHCVEPGETFVI; encoded by the coding sequence ATGAGACTTACCATCATTGGCTGCTCTGGATCGATGTCCGGCAGATCCGCGGCGGCGTCGGCCTACCTTCTCCAATGCGACGATTACCAGGACGGCAAGATCCGAACATACTCGGCGATGCTGGATTTTGGACCTGGTGCCATGGGGCAGTCCCTCAAGTACCTCGATCCGGCAGATCTGGACGCCATGGTCTTTTCCCACCTGCACACGGATCACTGCGCGGACATCGTTGGCATGCAGGTTTATCGCCGTTGGTTTCCCGGTGGGCCCCTGCCGAGGGTCGACGTGTTTGCCCCCCAAGATGGTCTGCATCGCACCCGTCAGGTCAGCGGTGACCGCGAGGATGAGACGTATGAGGGTGAGTTCTCCTTCCATGACATTGCGCCGGGAGGAGTCATCGAGGTAGGTCCTATGCGCTTTGAGTTCTTCGGCGCTGAACACACTGTTCCTGCGGTGGGAATACGGGTGAGTGGGCCCTCCGAATCAAACCCGGATTCGTACGTCATCTTCGGCTATACAGGGGACACGGATCTGTGTGATCCGGAGGTTGAGATGGCCATGGGCGCTGATCTACTGCTCTCCGAGTGTGCTTTTGAGGATGGACGGGACGAAGTACGTGGCGTCCATATGACGGGTTCGCGTGCAGGCACGCTCGCTGAGCGCGCGGGCGCATCTCGGTTGCTTCTCACGCACCTGCAGCCCTGGACGGATCCAGAGAAGGTTCGCCGAGCAGCCGAGCAAGTCTATGCCGGTCCCGTGCACTGTGTGGAGCCAGGGGAGACGTTCGTCATCTGA
- the rph gene encoding ribonuclease PH: protein MSTWSRADGRAVDEMRPVTIRRHFLDEGEGSVLVSFGKTTVLCVASFTQGVPRWRRDSGLGWVTGEYSMLPRATNERMQRESVRGKLGGRTHEISRLVGRALRAAVDMEALGENTIVLDCDVLQADGGTRTASVTGAFVALADAVNWAVEKKIMRPRVGSPILNDTISAVSVGIIDGHPVLDLPYEEDSRADTDMNVVAMGSGKFVEIQGTAEHAPFSRDELGTLLDLATTGTNHLAALQREALFGQDAIHSGIVGGQA from the coding sequence ATGAGCACGTGGTCTCGCGCCGATGGGCGCGCCGTTGATGAAATGCGTCCCGTGACGATCCGCCGCCACTTCCTTGATGAAGGCGAAGGATCAGTCCTAGTTTCTTTTGGAAAGACAACCGTGTTGTGCGTTGCCTCTTTCACCCAAGGTGTGCCGCGGTGGCGCCGCGATTCCGGGCTTGGGTGGGTGACCGGCGAGTACTCCATGCTGCCGCGAGCAACCAATGAGCGTATGCAACGCGAGTCCGTACGCGGCAAGCTGGGCGGGCGTACTCATGAGATCTCCCGGCTCGTGGGACGCGCGCTGCGTGCGGCTGTCGACATGGAAGCCTTGGGGGAGAACACCATCGTGTTGGATTGCGACGTTCTTCAGGCCGACGGCGGAACCCGCACTGCTTCCGTGACGGGTGCCTTCGTGGCGCTAGCTGATGCCGTCAACTGGGCAGTGGAAAAGAAGATCATGCGCCCGCGTGTGGGCAGTCCTATTCTGAACGACACGATATCGGCAGTATCGGTGGGAATCATCGATGGGCACCCCGTTCTTGACCTACCTTATGAGGAGGATTCACGCGCGGATACTGACATGAACGTGGTTGCGATGGGATCAGGCAAGTTCGTGGAAATCCAAGGTACCGCCGAACACGCGCCGTTCTCGCGGGACGAGTTGGGCACGCTTCTCGATCTAGCCACCACCGGTACCAATCATCTTGCAGCGCTGCAGCGCGAGGCTCTGTTTGGCCAGGACGCCATTCATTCTGGCATCGTCGGCGGCCAAGCGTGA
- the rdgB gene encoding RdgB/HAM1 family non-canonical purine NTP pyrophosphatase, whose protein sequence is MQPVLVLATRNEHKVGELRAILHPLLPNLDPDVIVSASGFDLPEPIEDEVTFAGNALIKARQIAAATGLLAVADDSGICVDALGGAPGIFSARWCGHHGDDEANLQLLLNQMSDVPDKYRGAQFHCAAALVTPDGREVVREADMEGTLLRSARGVNGFGYDPIFQPDGYTVSAAELSPAAKDAISHRGKAFRALAPVISHELEQA, encoded by the coding sequence GTGCAGCCAGTTCTTGTCCTAGCAACGCGCAATGAACACAAAGTCGGCGAGCTTCGTGCGATTTTGCACCCGCTTCTGCCGAATCTGGACCCTGATGTGATCGTCAGCGCATCCGGTTTCGATCTACCGGAGCCCATCGAAGACGAAGTGACATTTGCTGGCAACGCACTGATCAAAGCGCGCCAGATTGCCGCAGCTACTGGCCTTCTGGCGGTTGCCGATGATTCGGGTATTTGCGTGGATGCGTTGGGTGGTGCGCCGGGAATCTTTTCCGCGCGCTGGTGCGGCCATCATGGCGACGACGAAGCTAACCTTCAGTTGCTTCTCAACCAGATGTCCGATGTTCCAGACAAGTATCGCGGAGCGCAGTTCCACTGTGCGGCAGCGCTTGTGACGCCCGATGGCCGCGAAGTGGTCCGTGAGGCAGATATGGAAGGGACGCTGTTGCGCTCCGCGCGTGGGGTCAACGGATTCGGTTACGATCCAATCTTCCAACCGGATGGATATACGGTTTCAGCAGCTGAGCTGAGCCCCGCAGCAAAGGATGCGATCTCGCATCGAGGCAAGGCATTCCGTGCACTCGCCCCGGTCATCAGCCACGAGCTGGAACAAGCTTAG
- a CDS encoding DUF4916 domain-containing protein, which translates to MSEIDSADMGPWLSPEDLEFVRQKVPMVYVEIVPVRVDDLGSLEAVGMLLCVDADSIVRTFPSGRVLYHETMREALLRHIEKDLGPVALPQLPPCIAPFTVSEYFPTPGAGWYDERQHAIALAYIVPMHGDCNPGSDSLELTWFTPGEARTPELQNELAPGHAALLRQAMARMGEL; encoded by the coding sequence ATGAGCGAAATCGATTCTGCAGACATGGGTCCGTGGCTTTCACCAGAGGACCTCGAGTTCGTCAGGCAGAAAGTGCCGATGGTTTACGTTGAGATTGTCCCCGTCAGGGTAGATGACCTTGGTTCATTGGAGGCGGTTGGAATGCTCCTGTGCGTCGATGCAGACAGCATCGTACGAACCTTCCCCTCAGGGCGCGTGCTCTATCACGAAACGATGCGCGAGGCGCTCCTGCGCCACATCGAAAAGGATCTTGGCCCGGTGGCACTGCCGCAGCTTCCGCCATGCATTGCACCATTCACAGTGTCCGAATACTTCCCCACCCCCGGGGCCGGTTGGTATGACGAACGCCAACATGCCATCGCCCTCGCGTACATCGTTCCGATGCACGGAGACTGCAATCCCGGCTCGGATTCGCTCGAACTCACGTGGTTCACCCCTGGAGAAGCACGCACCCCGGAACTCCAGAATGAACTGGCTCCGGGGCACGCCGCACTGTTGCGCCAAGCGATGGCGCGAATGGGTGAACTCTAA
- the bcp gene encoding thioredoxin-dependent thiol peroxidase: MTKLAQGDKAPDFELPTQDGVFSLAEELQKADRGVVVYFYPKAMTPGCTTEACDFRDSLNSLRGAGYTVVGISPDSVKSLVSFTDRDSLNFPLASDPEKKVLEAYGAFGEKKNYGRVVQGVIRSTFVVGKDGTITDAKYNVKATGHVARLRRDLGIDA, translated from the coding sequence ATGACTAAGCTAGCGCAGGGTGACAAAGCACCAGATTTCGAACTACCTACTCAAGACGGAGTTTTCTCGCTTGCGGAGGAACTACAGAAGGCGGATCGCGGCGTCGTCGTCTATTTCTATCCGAAGGCAATGACTCCCGGATGCACAACCGAAGCGTGTGACTTCAGGGATTCGCTGAACTCCTTGAGAGGCGCCGGATACACGGTGGTGGGGATTTCGCCTGACTCAGTGAAATCGCTTGTCTCATTTACAGACCGCGACTCGCTGAACTTCCCGCTCGCATCTGACCCTGAGAAGAAGGTACTTGAGGCTTACGGTGCGTTCGGAGAGAAGAAGAACTACGGGCGAGTTGTTCAGGGCGTCATTCGGTCAACCTTCGTGGTTGGCAAAGACGGCACCATCACGGATGCGAAGTACAACGTGAAAGCGACCGGCCATGTGGCGCGCCTGCGCCGCGATCTCGGCATCGACGCATAG
- a CDS encoding DUF3048 domain-containing protein → MKRRPLLLVIGALTLALASCTSSVPGADSSSVSSSPAPAQSTTSEAPTGCDPAPLTGLTAHGAKPQAVLGVKVENSPRARPQSGLEDADIVFVQLVEGGQTRFLALYDSVLPESVGPVRSIRPTDAALLGQWDAGVALFFSGGIQDFVNKVNAAGVQVLEEGAKGFYRASTRVAPHNLYVSLAEGTGVVSQPEQCSAAFVHYLTEGETKDGGVPASSVTVAYPSVTSGWAWNAQSSAWERSDDGVETTSLTSGEVVTATNVVVVTAQTRNLSYTDVAGAAVPETILEGTGKLDYFITGQHFTGTWQKAGVNEPFVFTDDQGDAVALEPGNTWVELLPASGSLTVK, encoded by the coding sequence ATGAAGCGTCGTCCACTTTTGTTGGTGATTGGCGCGCTGACGCTCGCTCTCGCCTCATGTACGTCTAGTGTGCCCGGTGCGGACTCCAGTTCGGTTTCATCAAGCCCGGCACCTGCACAGTCCACAACAAGTGAGGCCCCCACCGGATGTGATCCGGCTCCTCTCACGGGGTTGACGGCACACGGCGCCAAACCGCAGGCGGTGCTTGGCGTCAAGGTAGAAAACTCGCCTCGGGCCCGCCCGCAATCCGGACTTGAGGACGCGGACATCGTGTTCGTCCAGCTTGTTGAGGGCGGGCAGACGCGCTTCCTGGCGCTTTACGATTCTGTGTTGCCCGAATCGGTGGGACCGGTTCGGTCCATTCGGCCGACTGACGCTGCGCTTCTTGGGCAGTGGGATGCGGGCGTCGCATTGTTCTTCTCCGGTGGCATCCAGGACTTTGTGAACAAGGTGAACGCCGCAGGTGTTCAGGTTCTCGAAGAAGGCGCCAAGGGCTTTTACCGGGCTTCTACGCGCGTGGCTCCGCACAATCTGTATGTTTCATTGGCCGAAGGAACCGGCGTTGTCTCACAGCCCGAACAGTGTTCCGCGGCCTTTGTCCACTACCTGACCGAAGGTGAGACGAAAGATGGAGGTGTGCCAGCCTCCTCGGTGACTGTTGCCTATCCGTCCGTCACATCTGGTTGGGCTTGGAATGCGCAATCTTCAGCGTGGGAGAGGTCCGACGACGGCGTAGAAACAACGTCTCTGACCTCAGGCGAGGTAGTCACGGCTACCAACGTTGTTGTCGTTACTGCGCAGACGAGGAATCTCAGCTACACCGATGTGGCGGGTGCTGCAGTGCCAGAGACGATCTTGGAAGGAACTGGGAAGCTTGACTACTTCATAACCGGCCAACACTTCACTGGCACGTGGCAGAAAGCGGGCGTCAATGAGCCGTTTGTGTTCACCGATGATCAAGGTGACGCTGTGGCCCTCGAGCCAGGAAACACCTGGGTTGAGTTGTTGCCTGCCAGTGGTTCTCTGACAGTGAAGTGA
- a CDS encoding MFS transporter, with product MTSQLLPTRPERLDRLPWTGLHTRLLGGSGVGWALDAMDVGLISFIMAALISEWGLTSGEASILASIGFVGMAVGASLGGLLADRIGRRNVFAATLVVYGIATGASALAGSLIVLVVFRFIVGLGLGAELPVASTLVSEYAPARIRGRVVVILEAFWAVGWLAAALIGYFVVPSEGGWRWALALGAIPAIYAIVVRRTLPESVRFLESRGRTGEAEAAVRRFEEAAGVEPVASRPLDVAPKPHWKVLWNPTHRKHTIALSLTWIGVNFAYYGAFTWLPSLLVAEGNGLVRSFGYTLIITLAQLPGYACAAVLIEKWGRRLTLASFLAGSAISAIAMGLVPNTVLIVVAGCLLSFFNLGAWGALYAVTPEVFPTWLRTTGAGTATAFGRFAAMSAPLAVPLLNSAGGWPLIFGAFAGAFVVALVAALFLPERAGEVLIEQ from the coding sequence ATGACTTCACAGTTGTTACCCACGCGGCCCGAACGGCTCGACCGCCTGCCCTGGACTGGCCTTCACACTCGTCTTCTCGGTGGATCAGGGGTTGGCTGGGCGCTCGACGCCATGGACGTTGGCCTCATTTCCTTCATCATGGCGGCACTCATATCCGAGTGGGGCCTGACTTCTGGAGAAGCTTCCATCCTTGCGTCCATCGGGTTTGTTGGGATGGCCGTAGGCGCATCGTTGGGTGGACTACTTGCTGACAGGATCGGACGGCGTAACGTATTCGCAGCCACGTTAGTGGTGTATGGCATCGCCACGGGTGCTTCTGCACTGGCAGGGAGCCTGATCGTGCTTGTGGTGTTTCGGTTCATTGTGGGTCTTGGCCTTGGTGCGGAACTCCCTGTGGCATCGACGCTCGTATCGGAGTATGCGCCTGCGCGGATCCGTGGCCGCGTTGTGGTGATCCTCGAAGCATTCTGGGCAGTGGGATGGTTGGCCGCTGCACTTATCGGCTATTTCGTTGTACCGAGCGAAGGCGGTTGGCGATGGGCGTTAGCTCTTGGCGCCATCCCGGCCATCTACGCCATCGTGGTGCGCCGCACTCTTCCTGAGTCCGTGCGTTTCTTGGAAAGCCGGGGGCGTACTGGGGAGGCCGAAGCCGCTGTGCGGCGATTTGAGGAAGCTGCCGGGGTGGAGCCCGTGGCCTCGCGCCCACTCGACGTGGCACCGAAGCCCCATTGGAAAGTGCTGTGGAACCCAACGCATCGAAAGCACACGATCGCGCTCTCGCTTACGTGGATCGGGGTCAACTTTGCATACTACGGAGCATTCACCTGGCTTCCCTCCCTCTTAGTCGCAGAGGGCAACGGCCTTGTCCGGTCGTTCGGCTACACGCTCATCATCACGTTGGCGCAGCTGCCGGGCTACGCTTGTGCTGCGGTACTCATTGAGAAGTGGGGCCGGCGCCTTACGTTGGCGAGTTTTCTGGCGGGATCGGCCATCTCCGCAATCGCTATGGGATTGGTACCCAACACAGTGCTCATTGTGGTGGCGGGGTGCCTCTTGTCCTTCTTCAATCTAGGTGCGTGGGGCGCACTGTATGCCGTGACACCCGAGGTGTTCCCGACGTGGCTTCGCACCACAGGTGCCGGTACTGCCACGGCGTTTGGGCGCTTTGCCGCAATGTCAGCTCCTCTAGCCGTTCCACTTCTGAACTCTGCAGGTGGATGGCCACTGATCTTCGGAGCATTCGCCGGTGCCTTTGTTGTGGCATTGGTTGCTGCGCTTTTCTTGCCAGAGAGGGCGGGTGAAGTGCTCATAGAACAGTAG
- a CDS encoding HNH endonuclease family protein: MKKSAWLGVVVIVVVGWGALAGGESDSEAPTWDATSSSSAGSDSSRIDSPSPVQSALTTTASPQSPSDVTSSPAAVGSAIDALESLPVKGRAAKTGYDRDAFGYREFDTDKNGCDTRNDILRRDLTDLSMRDGSSCVVQTGTLNDPYSGEQIAFTRGVGTSNDVQIDHVVALSDAWQKGAQSWDAQTMHEFANDPLNLLAVKGSLNSQKGDGDAATWLPPSKSYRCSYVARQIAVKAEYSLWVTQAEYDAMARILSSCPQQELPAK, encoded by the coding sequence GTGAAGAAAAGCGCGTGGCTTGGCGTCGTCGTCATTGTCGTAGTGGGATGGGGCGCATTAGCCGGCGGTGAATCCGATTCGGAGGCGCCAACGTGGGATGCCACATCGTCCTCTTCAGCAGGTTCCGATTCCTCACGGATTGATTCTCCGTCGCCGGTTCAATCCGCTCTAACCACGACGGCGTCGCCCCAGTCACCTTCCGATGTGACGAGTAGTCCGGCTGCGGTGGGTTCGGCGATCGACGCGTTGGAATCCTTGCCAGTGAAAGGACGAGCGGCCAAGACCGGATATGACCGGGACGCGTTTGGCTATCGCGAATTTGATACTGACAAAAACGGCTGCGATACCCGCAATGATATTCTGCGCCGCGATTTGACTGACCTGTCAATGAGAGACGGGAGCAGTTGTGTGGTGCAGACGGGCACGCTGAATGATCCCTACTCAGGCGAGCAGATCGCATTTACTCGCGGCGTGGGCACCTCAAACGATGTACAGATTGACCACGTGGTGGCCCTGTCTGATGCATGGCAAAAGGGTGCGCAGAGTTGGGACGCACAGACCATGCATGAGTTCGCAAATGATCCACTCAATCTCCTCGCTGTGAAGGGATCGTTGAACTCGCAGAAGGGCGATGGCGACGCCGCCACATGGTTGCCACCCAGCAAGTCGTACCGCTGCTCATACGTGGCGCGGCAGATTGCAGTCAAGGCGGAGTATTCGCTGTGGGTGACTCAGGCAGAATATGATGCGATGGCCAGAATCCTCAGTTCGTGCCCACAGCAGGAGCTTCCTGCGAAGTAA
- the aroE gene encoding shikimate dehydrogenase, producing the protein MSEISGHTKLIALLGSPVEHSLSPAIHNLSFAKEGVDAVYLVADVTPDTLENAIIGARALGLAGLNVTMPCKTHVLQYLDGLSPAAELMGAVNTVVREGDKLIGHNTDGAGALRAAKEAGITVSGKKVTVLGAGGAGSAVFTQAALDGATEISVFNVRDEFYDSTEVRLAELTERTGATLTLYDLADEARLQSEVAESVLVVDATRVGMPPFENESNIKPEWMKPGQAFMDTVYHPRETKLLKLAKEAGATAIGGLGMLLWQAALGEKLWLDVDMDVAYIEEKVFSEAE; encoded by the coding sequence ATGTCCGAGATTTCGGGCCATACCAAACTCATCGCTCTTCTCGGCTCCCCAGTTGAGCACTCACTCTCCCCGGCCATTCACAATCTCTCCTTCGCGAAAGAAGGAGTGGACGCCGTCTACCTCGTCGCCGACGTAACTCCCGATACGCTTGAGAATGCCATCATCGGCGCCCGCGCGCTGGGCTTGGCCGGTCTCAACGTTACGATGCCTTGCAAGACCCACGTGTTGCAATACCTCGACGGATTGTCCCCCGCTGCCGAACTTATGGGAGCCGTCAACACTGTTGTGCGCGAAGGTGACAAGCTTATTGGTCATAACACCGACGGCGCTGGCGCACTCCGCGCCGCGAAGGAAGCCGGAATCACCGTGTCCGGCAAGAAGGTAACGGTCTTGGGCGCGGGCGGTGCAGGTTCGGCTGTGTTTACGCAAGCGGCGCTAGATGGCGCTACCGAAATCAGCGTGTTCAACGTACGCGATGAGTTCTACGACTCCACGGAGGTCCGCCTTGCGGAGCTCACCGAACGCACTGGCGCAACGCTTACCCTTTACGACTTGGCCGATGAAGCTCGCCTTCAGTCCGAAGTCGCTGAAAGCGTGCTGGTTGTGGATGCTACCCGAGTTGGTATGCCTCCCTTTGAGAACGAATCAAACATCAAGCCTGAATGGATGAAGCCGGGCCAGGCTTTCATGGATACCGTCTACCATCCTCGTGAGACCAAGCTGCTCAAGCTCGCCAAGGAAGCTGGCGCTACGGCAATTGGCGGGCTCGGCATGCTGCTGTGGCAGGCCGCACTGGGCGAAAAGCTCTGGCTAGATGTTGATATGGACGTGGCCTACATCGAGGAAAAGGTCTTCAGCGAAGCTGAGTGA
- a CDS encoding AMP-dependent synthetase/ligase, protein MKKHRDGSWSEKTKSPLEPHMSVPWLIGKRLKERPNDVCVEVKSRFGLYWHPITAAEFENDIVRVARGLIGLGLQPGESIAILAATSYEWSLIDMAALSAGLVVVPIYESDSAEQVRWILEDSEVRLVVADSAAHVELVESVRTDHLLPTILIDDDGMGAIYEAGISIPAQAVAERRAALGASSLATIIYTSGTTGRPKGTELTHGNLVFSTLSVLQTEKEIIDRPGSRVLLFLPLAHIMARIVSIYALAGHGRMGHVPNTQSLISDLASFKPTALLVVPRVLEKIYNAAEAKSGGGKKLKIFRWAARVAVENSEKTHHGLIFRVKRAIAKKLVWSKLTAILGENCHYAVSAGAPLGKRLGHIYRGIGLTVIEAFGLTETTGASTANRPNAFVMGTVGQPIPGSDVKVAEDGEVLLRGPHVMRGYHNNPEATHEAIDEQGWFHSGDVGTLDHHGFLTITGRKKDLIVTAGGKNVAPAVLEDKLTGHPLISQVVVVGDKRPFVGALITLDAQMLPGWLASHGLASMTVAEAAKDPHVLASLQRGIDRTNKQVSRAESIRKFGILSGEFTQENGLLTPSLKVKRAAVLSRYSEQLEELYRDTRS, encoded by the coding sequence GTGAAAAAACACCGCGACGGATCGTGGTCAGAGAAGACCAAGAGCCCACTTGAACCCCACATGAGCGTGCCGTGGCTGATCGGCAAGCGTCTGAAGGAACGCCCCAACGACGTCTGCGTGGAAGTGAAATCCCGCTTCGGACTGTACTGGCATCCAATTACAGCCGCCGAGTTTGAGAATGACATTGTGCGAGTGGCCCGCGGCCTCATTGGGCTCGGCCTCCAACCGGGTGAATCGATTGCCATCCTCGCTGCCACAAGCTACGAATGGTCGCTTATTGATATGGCTGCGCTTTCTGCCGGTCTTGTGGTGGTGCCGATCTACGAATCAGATTCGGCTGAACAAGTTCGATGGATACTTGAGGACTCTGAAGTGCGGCTAGTTGTTGCCGACTCAGCTGCGCACGTCGAACTCGTTGAATCGGTCCGGACCGATCATCTTCTGCCCACAATCCTCATCGACGACGACGGCATGGGTGCGATCTACGAGGCCGGGATCAGTATCCCTGCGCAGGCGGTTGCAGAGCGCCGCGCAGCGCTGGGAGCGTCGTCGCTGGCTACCATCATCTACACCTCGGGAACCACGGGGCGTCCGAAGGGAACCGAACTCACACACGGTAACCTCGTGTTCTCCACGCTCTCTGTACTTCAGACAGAGAAGGAGATCATCGATCGCCCGGGTTCGCGCGTGCTGCTGTTCCTGCCTCTGGCGCACATTATGGCCCGCATTGTCAGCATTTACGCACTCGCGGGCCACGGACGCATGGGGCACGTTCCCAACACCCAGAGCCTTATTTCCGACCTCGCAAGCTTCAAGCCCACAGCACTTCTGGTGGTACCACGCGTGCTTGAGAAGATCTACAACGCGGCCGAAGCGAAGTCCGGTGGCGGCAAGAAGCTAAAGATCTTTCGGTGGGCCGCACGGGTGGCCGTTGAGAACTCTGAGAAGACCCATCACGGCTTGATCTTCCGAGTCAAGCGAGCGATTGCGAAGAAGCTCGTGTGGTCCAAACTCACGGCGATCCTAGGCGAGAATTGCCATTACGCCGTCTCTGCTGGTGCGCCCCTTGGCAAGCGTTTGGGGCATATCTATCGCGGAATCGGACTCACTGTGATCGAAGCCTTCGGTCTGACCGAGACCACTGGTGCATCTACGGCTAATCGGCCCAACGCGTTTGTCATGGGAACCGTTGGCCAGCCGATCCCGGGAAGCGACGTAAAGGTTGCTGAGGATGGCGAAGTGTTACTTCGCGGCCCCCACGTCATGCGCGGATATCACAACAACCCAGAGGCCACGCACGAAGCGATCGACGAACAGGGCTGGTTCCATTCAGGGGATGTCGGCACCCTTGATCATCACGGCTTCCTTACCATTACAGGGAGGAAGAAGGATCTCATTGTGACTGCGGGAGGAAAGAACGTTGCTCCCGCAGTGCTAGAGGACAAGTTGACAGGCCATCCACTGATATCGCAAGTGGTCGTTGTGGGTGACAAACGGCCGTTCGTGGGTGCGCTCATCACGCTTGATGCGCAGATGCTACCTGGGTGGCTCGCCTCGCATGGTTTGGCCTCAATGACTGTTGCGGAAGCTGCCAAGGATCCGCATGTTCTCGCATCCCTGCAACGGGGAATTGACCGGACCAATAAACAGGTCTCGCGGGCGGAATCTATTCGCAAGTTCGGCATTCTCAGTGGAGAGTTCACTCAAGAAAATGGGCTGCTGACGCCGTCACTGAAAGTCAAGAGGGCGGCTGTATTGAGCCGGTATTCAGAACAACTCGAGGAACTCTATCGCGATACACGGTCCTGA